One Brassica napus cultivar Da-Ae chromosome A1, Da-Ae, whole genome shotgun sequence genomic region harbors:
- the LOC106415502 gene encoding syntaxin-23, producing the protein MSFQDLEAGRGRSLASSRNINGGGRQDTTQAVASGIFQINTSVSSFQRLVNTLGTPKDTPELRDKLHKTRLQIGQLVKDTAAKLKEASETDHQRGVNQKKKIVDAKLAKDFQSVLKEFQKAQRLAAERETVYAPLVTRPSPPSSYTPSEIDVKGDKHQEQRALLVESKRQELVLLDNEIAFNEAVIEEREQGIEEIQQQIGEVHEIFKDLAVLVHDQGTMIDDISTHIDNSHAATALGKSHLAKASKTQRSNSSLTCLLLVIFGIVLLIVIIVLAV; encoded by the exons ATGAGTTTCCAAGATTTAGAGGCGGGAAGAGGAAGATCATTAGCTTCTTCACGGAACATCAATGGAGGAGGTCGACAAGACACAACGCAAGCCGTAGCTTCCGGTATTTTTCAGATCAACACGAGCGTCTCCAGCTTCCAACGACTCGTCAACACTCTCGGTACTCCCAAAGACACGCCCGAGCTACGAGATAAGCT GCACAAGACAAGACTACAGATCGGACAGTTGGTGAAAGACACAGCAGCTAAACTTAAAGAAGCTAGTGAAACTGATCATCAGAGAGGTGTCAAT caaaagaagaagattgttGATGCTAAGCTTGCAAAAGACTTTCAATCTGTATTGAAAGAGTTTCAAAAGGCTCAGCGTCTCGCTGCTGAAAGAGAAACCGTTTATGCTCCTCTTGTCACAAGACCATCTCCTCCATCTAG CTATACACCGAGTGAGATAGATGTGAAGGGAGATAAGCATCAAGAGCAGCGTGCGCTTCTTGTGGAATCAAAAAG ACAAGAACTTGTACTGTTGGACAATGAGATTGCGTTTAATGAGGCTGTTATTGAGGAAAGGGAGCAAGGGATAGAAGAAATCCAGCAGCAGATTGGCGAGGTGCATGAGATCTTCAAAGACTTGGCAGTGTTGGTACATGATCAAGGAACCATGATTG ATGATATCAGCACTCACATTGATAACTCCCACGCTGCAACTGCACTAGGAAAATCCCATCTCGCAAAAGCCTCAAAGACACAAAGATCGAATTCTTCTCTG ACGTGCTTGCTCTTGGTGATTTTTGGTATCGTGCTCCTGATTGTTATTATAGTGCTCGCGGTTTGA
- the LOC106415419 gene encoding heat stress transcription factor A-1a — protein MMDGVTGGDSKSGEATTAPPLRNPHPATLLGANALPPPFLSKTYDMVEDPASDAIVSWSPANNSFVVWDPPEFSRSLLPRYFKHNNFSSFVRQLNTYGFRKVDPDRWEFANEGFLRGQKHLLKTISRRKSTHGHGTSSSNTQSHQGHMASLSSCVEVGKFGLEEEVEQLKRDKNVLMQELVKLRQQQQSTDSKLQTMVKSLQTMEQRQQQIMSFLAKAVQNPTFLSQFIQKQTDSNNMHVTEASKKRRLTEDGTTAASDGQIVKYQPIRSDSMMWNMMNTDEKFPFSPNRDSGVTFQEVLLPTTSGQSQAYAPIPSASTSLMPMIPPMPQESISDSPTENYMNAEKDVSEAFISPSPFLDGGSVPNQLEGLPQDLDIDELMSNCDIFEEYLAQSPVFGDETTLESSDANGGHVDKLIEELGHLTSETKQL, from the exons ATGATGGATGGTGTAACCGGCGGAGACTCAAAAAGCGGCGAGGCTACGACGGCGCCGCCGCTCCGAAATCCGCATCCGGCGACGTTGCTTGGCGCGAACGCTTTACCTCCTCCTTTCCTCAGCAAGACGTACGACATGGTGGAAGATCCGGCGAGCGACGCGATCGTCTCGTGGAGCCCGGCGAACAACAGCTTCGTCGTGTGGGACCCGCCGGAGTTTTCTCGCTCCCTTCTCCCCAGATACTTCAAACACAACAATTTCTCCAGCTTCGTTCGTCAGTTGAACACCTAT GGTTTCAGGAAAGTGGATCCAGATCGGTGGGAGTTTGCGAACGAAGGTTTCTTGAGAGGTCAAAAGCATCTCTTGAAGACGATAAGCCGGAGAAAATCTACTCACGGACATGgtactagtagtagtaataCACAATCTCATCAGGGTCACATGGCTTCGTTATCTTCATGCGTAGAGGTTGGGAAGTTTGGTCTCGAGGAAGAGGTTGAACAGCTTAAAAGAGACAAGAACGTGCTGATGCAGGAGCTAGTGAAGTTACGCCAGCAGCAACAATCAACGGACAGCAAGCTTCAGACGATGGTGAAGAGTCTTCAGACTATGGAGCAGAGGCAGCAGCAGATCATGTCTTTCCTCGCTAAAGCTGTTCAGAATCCAACTTTCCTCTCTCAGTTCATACAGAAGCAGACGGATAGTAATAATATGCATGTGACTGAGGCTAGTAAGAAGCGGAGACTCACTGAGGATGGTACCACTGCTGCTTCTGATGGACAGATAGTTAAGTATCAGCCTATTAGAAGTGATTCTATGATGTGGAACATGATGAACACTGATGAGAAGTTCCCGTTTTCGCCAAACCGGGACTCTGGAGTCACTTTTCAGGAGGTGTTACTGCCCACAACTTCAGGACAATCACAAGCATATGCACCCATACCCTCTGCTTCAACTTCCTTAATGCCAATGATTCCTCCCATGCCACAAGAGAGCATCAGTGACTCACCTACAGAAAACTACATGAATGCAGAGAAGGATGTTTCAGAGGCATTCATCTCTCCTAGCCCCTTCCTTGACGGTGGTTCAGTACCGAATCAGCTTGAGGGATTACCTCAAGACCTTGATATTGATGAACTGATGAGTAACTGTGATATCTTTGAAGAGTATCTGGCACAAAGCCCTGTTTTTGGAGATGAGACAACGCTAGAGAGTAGCGACGCAAATGGTGGGCATGTGGATAAGCTTATAGAGGAGTTGGGTCATCTCACTTCAGAGACAAAGCAACTGTGA